The Vibrio diazotrophicus DNA window AATATTAATGGGACCTACCGGACTTATTGCCATTCTTGCCGGATGGTTCACCACAGAAGTGGGGCGTCAGCCTTGGGTGGTATACGGATTACAGCGAACTCGTGATGCCGTCTCTGCACATGGAGATCTGCAAATGAGCATCAGCTTAATTTGTTTCTTTGTGGTTTACAGCTCGGTGTTTGGTTTCGGTTACTACTACATGATCAGACAAATCAAGCAAGGCCCTGATGCCGTCGATCATGAAGCGCACGAAATGAACACTATTTCTGGCCGTATATAACGTCACAAGATTACAACGAAGGTAATAGATATGCATTTTGACTTATCCGTGATTTGGTTTGCGATCATCGTGTTTGCCACGCTGATGTACATTGTGATGGATGGCTTTGATTTAGGTATTGGCATCCTGATGCCGTTCATCAAAAATGAAAAACATAAAGATGTAATGGTCAATACCGTTGCGCCTGTGTGGGATGGTAACGAAACGTGGATTGTACTTGGTGGCGCTGCGCTTTTTGGCGCATTCCCATTGGCTTACTCGGTGATCATCGAAGCGTTGACCGTTCCACTGACACTCATGCTCGTTGCTTTGATCTTCCGTGGCGTTGCATTTGAGTTTCGTTTTAAAGCTTTGGAGAACCATCTTAAGTTTTGGGACCGTTCATTTATGCTGGGCTCTATCTTTACAACGTTTTTCCAAGGGATTGTTGTGGGAGCTGTCATTCAAGGTTTTAACGTCGAAAACCGAACGTTTGTTGGCGGGCAATTAGATTGGATAGCACCGTTCCCACTGTTTTGTGGCTTCGCACTCATCGCGACATACGCCTTGTTGGGTAGCACTTGGTTGATTATGAAAACCGAGGGTGAGCTGCAACAAAGCATGTTTCGCTTTGCCAATAAGACACTGCTTATCATGGTCGCTGCGCTGATCATTATTAGCGCATGGACGCCACTTGCATTCCCATTTGTAGCTGAACGTTGGTTTTCGATTCCTAACTTGTACTACTTACTTCCTGTACCTGTGATTACCGCTCTGGCATGTTTGAAAATTACTAATTCGTTGAAAAAACGCAGAGAGCGCAGCCCGTTTATTATGGCGTTAATCATCGTGATTCTTGGGTTTGCAGGGCTTGGGAACAGTATCTGGCCCAATATTGTTCCTCCTAGCATTTCTATTTGGGATGCGGCATCTCCTGAAATCAGCCAGAGCTTTATGTTGTTTGGTGCCGTGCTGATTTTGCCTGTGATTCTTGCCTACACATTCTGGAGCTACTACGTATTTTCTGGAAAGGTAAAAGAAGGTGAAGCCTACCACTAAGTGAATATTTGAGGGCAACTTATGAATATTAAACGAGGAATAGAACAATGGGTCTGGATGATCGGTATCTGGGCAGCGAGTGTTATTGCACTTGGAATTGTTTCTATGGGGTTCCGCTTCCTGATGACAATGGCGGGATTTAAATCTTAAACAGTTTGTGTTGAGTTTAGATGTCTTTATCTAACCCTAGGCCAATTTGGACGCTAGGGTTTTTTTGGCTTCAACTTTTTAGACCGATACTCAATTCACGACTTATTTAACAGCGTATAAAACCCTGAATAAACACGGGTGAATGTGGTAAACCAGCATGCCGCACCAAAGGCGTAGGCGATGATGGCGAAATGTTGAGGGAGTAGGCAAAAAGCGATAAAGCAGAAGATGGTTTCTGTGCCTTCGGTTAGCCCGCTCATGTAGTAAAGTGACTTGTTCTTATATACCGGATTGTCGATTCCCTGTTTGCTTGCCATGATGGCAAACGCTAAGAAGCTAGAGCCTGTTCCGACAAAAGAGAAGATCAAAAACGCACCTGCGATAGCATTTTGTTCAGGGTTAGCAAGTACAAAACCAAACGGAATCAGAGAGTAGAACAGAAAGTCCAAACAGATATCGAGAAAACCACCAGCATCGCTAATGCCCTGAATACGCGCTAACGCGCCATCTAATCCGTCGCATATGCGATTTAAACAGATAAGCACCAGTGCTAAGTAATACTGCTCTAACGCCAGTGCAGGTAGAGCAAGTAAGCCAAGAGCAAAACCAAACAGAGTCGTTTGGTTAGCCGTAATCCCTATGCTATCTAACAGTTTTGCGCTTTGCGCTAATGGCCAGCGAATTGCTTTGATACTGAATCTATCGAGCATAACTGTCCTCCCAAGGCCATGTGATGCAGCGACTGCCCTGCGGAACATCTTCTTCATCATGAGTTACCATGAGAGCTGGAATGTTCGCGTCCTTGAGTTGGTCTTCTACCTGCGTTCTAAATTGCTGGCGCAGATCTTTATCCAGCTTGCTGTAGGGTTCATCAAGCAGAGCAACTTTTGGTTTGGCAAGTAACATGCGTGTGAGCGCTATCCGTGCACGCTGACCTCCGGATATTTGGTCTGGAAAAGAGTCCGCCAGTGACATTAAAGAAATTTCTTTTAATGCAGTCATCGCTTGCTCTTTTCGTTGTGCTCCTTTGATGGAATCCGGCAGAGCAAAGGCTAAGTTTTCCCAAACGGTTAAGTGAGGAAAAAGCAGGTCGTCTTGAAACAGGATGCCTACCTGACGCTTATGTGCAGCTTGTCCATCCAACTGTGTACCACCAAGCTTGATGCTGCCTGTGTACTGGAACTCTTGTGATAAATGACCGGCAATTGCATCAAGCAGAGTGGATTTACCGCATCCGCTTGGGCCCATGAGGGTAACAATTTCACCTTTCTCAACGGACAGGTTAAATGCTGTAAACAAGGCTTCACCATCTTTTTTACGGATGGCGAGGTTTTCGAGACAAAGACTCATTGGTCAGTAAACCTTTAATAGACAACCTACGATACTTGCCGTGCGTGCGGCTAAGTAAAATGGAAAATGAGAAAAACAATAACGGCAGCAATGCTTGGCAAATGGCATAGATGGCTGAAACGCGGCGGTCCAACCCACTAGAAAGCGCAACCGCTTCTGTGGTTACCGTGCTGATTCGCCCAGCTCCGAGGATTAAAGTCGGTAGATACTGAGCCAAGCTGACACTCACTCCAACTGCCCAAGCGAAGGTTACTGCAGGCAGCAGAAGTGGAAGTTTAACGCCAAGCCAAGCCTGAACTGGCGTTTTCCCCAGACTCAGTGCAATTCGCGTTAAGCCATTATCAAAGCTACGCCATGGCCCATCAAGCGATAAATAAACATAGGGAAAAGCAAAGAAAATATGCGCCCAGCAAACCCAAAACAGATATAGCTCGCTATTGATGTACAACGTGGCGATTTGAATGCCAAACAGAATAGATAACTGAGGAATCAACATCGGAATGGCGATGATGTAGCTGGGTAGCTGAATTCGATATCGCAAACGGTACTCATGGGCGATGAGCGCAAGAATGAGCGCAATGGTGGCGCTTACGATTGCGATGATAATGCTTTGAGTCAATGTATCCGCAATACCTTGTGATTCATATTGCCAGAAACGAGCCGTGTACTGGCTTGGCAGGAGATCAGGAAAACGCCAGCGTTGCGCGAAGCTCCAGATGATCATCAATGGAATCATCACAATCGCTAGTGTTGTGGTGACATAAAACAGCGCTTTGCCGGGTAAGGGTAATCCTGTTCTGCCCGAAAATTGCCAATGTTTATATCCTTTGGTTGCTATCCATTCCACCAAGCGTGTAAATCCAAGCAGCAAACTGGCAACAAGGAACAAAATTACCGCGCCAGCGGCCGCTCGGGGCAGTAAGGACAGATCAGGGTCGCTAAACCATTGCCATACTAAGACGGAGAAGGTTGGCGGGTTGGTTGGGCCAATAATCAACGCGACATCCACCACGGATACGCTGTAGGCGATAACCGCAAACATTGGGAAGCGAAGCTTTGCTAGCCATTGAGGAAGTATTGCTTTCCACCAACATTGAGTTGAACTGTAACCGAGCGAATGGCTGATTTTTTCGATTTGATCGACTTTTAACTGTTGAAGAATAGGAATGCTCATCAGCAGCAAAAAAGGCACTTCTTTCAATGTCAGCATTAAGGTTAAACCTAACGCATACGGGTCTTTGACCAGCAGAGCTAAGCTATCGACATCCGTATTATTGAGGTCGTAACCAAACATCTCATACACAACGCGAGCTCCCATGCCTGTGGGAGCAAAAAGGAAAGCAAAACCAATGGCAAATGCCACATGGGGCATTGCCAATAGAGGTGAGAGCGAAACTTCAATTTTGCGCCAAAGTTTCGTATTCCAGCACGATTGAAGAATGGCAAAGGTTATCAGGCAGGCTAAGTAACTACTCACCACGGCCGAGCCAAGAGTTAAACCCAGCGATAGCCAGACGCCATGCCAATCAAACACTTCAGCAAAGCCAGCGATGGAAAAAGCAGACAACCCAATCGCTGGAATATAGCCAAACGCCGACACGACCACGCCGAGTAATCCCGGAATGGTCGGTAAGACACAGACAGCGATAATGACTAAATATAAAACGCGTAACATGGGTGAGTTTTAGTTTCCGTAACGTTTAAGCCACTCTTTCTCAAGTGCCACTTGCCAGCTTGGGTGAGGCTCGGCGATCGATTTGAACTGCTTAGTATTTTTTGCACTACCTGTTAAGTATTGGCTACTTAATACAGATGGATCGCCCCATATGGTTAATTCTCCTTTACGAGACTGTGCTTCAGGGCTTAACAGAAAGTTGATTGCCACCTTTGCGCCTGCATTTGCATTCGCATTCCAAGGAATCGCTAGGAAGTGAATATTAGAAAGTGCACCTGAATCTAAGGCATACACATTGGTGCTTTCAGCTAATTTGCCGCTGGCTTGAGCGGAATAGACGGCATTTGGGTTGAAAGTGATCGCTAGGTCAATCTGTCCGTCATCCAGCAATTGAAGCATTTCGCTGCTGCCAGAAGGGAACTGTTGACCCCCACGCCACGCCACCGGATGAAATTCATCCAAATAGTTCCATAAAGGCTGAGTCACCATATCAAAGCTGGCTTCATCAACGGGTTTCATCAAAGAAGGATCGTTGTTGGTCAGTTCAATCAAGAGCGATTTTAAAAAGCTGGTACCGTGAAACTCAGGTGGGCGAGGGTAGCTCAAACGATTTGGGAACGCTTTCGCATAGCTCAGCATCTCCTGAAAAGATTTTGGAGGATTGTTGAGCTTAGCTTTATCGTAAATATAGACCAGTTGACCCACACCCCAAGGCGCTTCAAGTCCTTCAGTCGGTACCGAAAAATCTTTATCGACAGGGAGTGACTTATCGACATACTGCCAGCTCGGTAAATCTTGCACAAATGGACCATACAGCAATCCGCCATCTTTCATCGATTTGAAGT harbors:
- the cydB gene encoding cytochrome d ubiquinol oxidase subunit II, producing MHFDLSVIWFAIIVFATLMYIVMDGFDLGIGILMPFIKNEKHKDVMVNTVAPVWDGNETWIVLGGAALFGAFPLAYSVIIEALTVPLTLMLVALIFRGVAFEFRFKALENHLKFWDRSFMLGSIFTTFFQGIVVGAVIQGFNVENRTFVGGQLDWIAPFPLFCGFALIATYALLGSTWLIMKTEGELQQSMFRFANKTLLIMVAALIIISAWTPLAFPFVAERWFSIPNLYYLLPVPVITALACLKITNSLKKRRERSPFIMALIIVILGFAGLGNSIWPNIVPPSISIWDAASPEISQSFMLFGAVLILPVILAYTFWSYYVFSGKVKEGEAYH
- a CDS encoding DUF2474 domain-containing protein; the encoded protein is MNIKRGIEQWVWMIGIWAASVIALGIVSMGFRFLMTMAGFKS
- a CDS encoding CDP-alcohol phosphatidyltransferase family protein, which codes for MLDRFSIKAIRWPLAQSAKLLDSIGITANQTTLFGFALGLLALPALALEQYYLALVLICLNRICDGLDGALARIQGISDAGGFLDICLDFLFYSLIPFGFVLANPEQNAIAGAFLIFSFVGTGSSFLAFAIMASKQGIDNPVYKNKSLYYMSGLTEGTETIFCFIAFCLLPQHFAIIAYAFGAACWFTTFTRVYSGFYTLLNKS
- a CDS encoding ATP-binding cassette domain-containing protein, with protein sequence MSLCLENLAIRKKDGEALFTAFNLSVEKGEIVTLMGPSGCGKSTLLDAIAGHLSQEFQYTGSIKLGGTQLDGQAAHKRQVGILFQDDLLFPHLTVWENLAFALPDSIKGAQRKEQAMTALKEISLMSLADSFPDQISGGQRARIALTRMLLAKPKVALLDEPYSKLDKDLRQQFRTQVEDQLKDANIPALMVTHDEEDVPQGSRCITWPWEDSYAR
- a CDS encoding ABC transporter permease — protein: MLRVLYLVIIAVCVLPTIPGLLGVVVSAFGYIPAIGLSAFSIAGFAEVFDWHGVWLSLGLTLGSAVVSSYLACLITFAILQSCWNTKLWRKIEVSLSPLLAMPHVAFAIGFAFLFAPTGMGARVVYEMFGYDLNNTDVDSLALLVKDPYALGLTLMLTLKEVPFLLLMSIPILQQLKVDQIEKISHSLGYSSTQCWWKAILPQWLAKLRFPMFAVIAYSVSVVDVALIIGPTNPPTFSVLVWQWFSDPDLSLLPRAAAGAVILFLVASLLLGFTRLVEWIATKGYKHWQFSGRTGLPLPGKALFYVTTTLAIVMIPLMIIWSFAQRWRFPDLLPSQYTARFWQYESQGIADTLTQSIIIAIVSATIALILALIAHEYRLRYRIQLPSYIIAIPMLIPQLSILFGIQIATLYINSELYLFWVCWAHIFFAFPYVYLSLDGPWRSFDNGLTRIALSLGKTPVQAWLGVKLPLLLPAVTFAWAVGVSVSLAQYLPTLILGAGRISTVTTEAVALSSGLDRRVSAIYAICQALLPLLFFSFSILLSRTHGKYRRLSIKGLLTNESLSRKPRHP
- a CDS encoding ABC transporter substrate-binding protein; the encoded protein is MKKLLTTLGIFASLFTASALAEDWKTVEQEANGETVYFHAWGGSQEINRYIQWAANELKARYNVTLKHVKVTDISETTTRLLAEKAANKNTGGSVDMVWINGENFKSMKDGGLLYGPFVQDLPSWQYVDKSLPVDKDFSVPTEGLEAPWGVGQLVYIYDKAKLNNPPKSFQEMLSYAKAFPNRLSYPRPPEFHGTSFLKSLLIELTNNDPSLMKPVDEASFDMVTQPLWNYLDEFHPVAWRGGQQFPSGSSEMLQLLDDGQIDLAITFNPNAVYSAQASGKLAESTNVYALDSGALSNIHFLAIPWNANANAGAKVAINFLLSPEAQSRKGELTIWGDPSVLSSQYLTGSAKNTKQFKSIAEPHPSWQVALEKEWLKRYGN